Proteins encoded in a region of the Pseudomonas putida genome:
- the pilW gene encoding type IV pilus biogenesis/stability protein PilW, with translation MSLRTALSILALSLLAGCVSGGVGDPLASRQGKVEAGRAYVQLGLGYLQQGLTEQAKAPLGKALALDGRDADAHAALALVFQAEGEPALAETHFRKALQISSGDTRISNNYGSFLYAQGRFAEAEQMFRLASADTLYPERSRVYENLGLTALKLERRDQAHAYLLKALQLNQRQPKALLEMAELSYENRHYVQARDYYDRFSQLSDHDARSLLLGSRLARVFDEQGALAELGQQLQRLYPGTPEYQQYLSEQR, from the coding sequence GTCGGGTGGCGTGGGCGACCCCCTGGCCAGTCGCCAGGGGAAGGTGGAAGCGGGGCGAGCTTATGTGCAGCTTGGCCTGGGTTATTTGCAACAGGGTTTGACCGAGCAGGCCAAGGCACCACTGGGCAAGGCCTTGGCGCTGGATGGGCGGGATGCCGACGCGCACGCTGCCCTGGCGCTGGTGTTTCAGGCCGAAGGCGAACCGGCGCTGGCCGAAACGCACTTTCGCAAGGCCCTGCAGATCAGCAGCGGCGACACACGAATTAGCAACAATTACGGCAGTTTCCTTTATGCTCAGGGGCGATTTGCCGAGGCCGAGCAGATGTTTCGCCTGGCCAGTGCCGATACCCTGTATCCTGAGCGCTCACGCGTGTACGAGAACCTGGGCCTGACCGCCCTCAAGCTCGAGCGCCGCGACCAGGCGCATGCCTATCTGTTGAAAGCGTTGCAACTCAACCAGCGGCAACCGAAAGCGTTGCTGGAAATGGCTGAGTTGTCCTACGAAAACAGGCATTATGTGCAGGCCCGGGACTACTACGATCGTTTCAGCCAGTTGAGCGACCACGACGCCCGTAGCCTGCTGCTGGGCAGCCGCCTTGCCAGAGTGTTCGACGAGCAGGGCGCACTGGCCGAACTGGGCCAGCAATTACAACGACTTTATCCCGGTACGCCGGAATACCAGCAATACCTGTCGGAGCAACGATGA